A genome region from Geodermatophilus bullaregiensis includes the following:
- a CDS encoding ComF family protein encodes MTASLVALSVAQAATALAGGDAAAAWQWLEALAPADRPAALAAACQDALSREHVNARRWGAAEDAAAEAARYEPTPARQERLGLLRRREPLLPEARFSVIAAKVPPPSWLRPNRLRPDVHAVYACGAYYAWGNRAEAPWSQYLRMSKAPPEEEAEREAIYRLAVGYFCRYLIEITDLPKAAEMVVPVPPNPTRYANRMASLPDELASGVQCMLAMPQAPEALMWRPDKAHIEMKKLHREERRQAAQEAFTLGRQADRVRGRVVLLVDDITTTGGTLVACAKALRDAGAARVLACCLAQTEG; translated from the coding sequence ATGACCGCGTCATTGGTGGCCCTGTCGGTGGCTCAAGCGGCGACCGCGTTGGCCGGTGGCGACGCCGCCGCGGCATGGCAGTGGCTAGAGGCGCTTGCTCCCGCCGATCGACCAGCGGCGCTGGCGGCGGCCTGTCAGGACGCGCTCTCGCGGGAGCACGTGAACGCCCGGCGGTGGGGAGCGGCGGAGGACGCTGCCGCCGAGGCCGCGCGGTACGAGCCCACCCCGGCGCGTCAGGAGCGGCTCGGGCTGCTGCGGAGACGGGAACCGCTCCTGCCCGAGGCGCGCTTCAGCGTCATCGCGGCGAAGGTGCCGCCTCCGTCCTGGCTGCGCCCGAACCGACTGCGCCCGGACGTGCACGCGGTCTACGCCTGCGGTGCGTACTACGCCTGGGGGAACCGCGCCGAGGCGCCGTGGTCGCAGTACCTGAGGATGAGCAAGGCCCCGCCGGAGGAGGAGGCCGAACGCGAGGCGATCTACCGGCTGGCCGTGGGGTACTTCTGCCGGTATCTCATCGAGATCACCGATCTGCCGAAGGCGGCCGAGATGGTCGTGCCCGTGCCGCCGAACCCGACGCGTTACGCCAACCGGATGGCCAGCCTCCCCGATGAGCTCGCCAGCGGCGTTCAGTGCATGCTCGCCATGCCACAGGCACCGGAGGCGCTGATGTGGCGGCCCGACAAGGCGCACATCGAAATGAAGAAGCTGCACCGCGAGGAGCGCCGGCAGGCGGCCCAGGAGGCATTCACGTTAGGGCGCCAGGCGGACCGGGTCCGCGGCCGGGTTGTGCTGTTGGTCGACGACATCACCACCACGGGCGGCACCCTGGTCGCCTGTGCCAAGGCACTCCGCGACGCGGGCGCAGCACGGGTCCTGGCCTGCTGCCTCGCCCAAACCGAGGGCTGA
- a CDS encoding DNA-processing protein DprA, giving the protein MSPELEAQVGVTHDRLTLLFILDGLKGFGPQKFKALHDHAVDVEAVVRNPEHLPLPGKTGDQLRQALAGLTDAERVLAHDRAARQLVSAADRGAQILTYDHPAYPRKVFVSNNPVPVLYARGDVQAWNGGKAVACVGSRNIREPYSGLQSRFAAHAAGAGAVIVSGFALGADTVAHRAAVEAGGATVCVMPGGLDRPFPPENKELFEQLVKTPKVAFLSEFPFGTGASGMNLRKRNKLIVAAAAGVFIGQSSSDGGAMNAFRFALEQRKPVATFLSDGTGDTSGNQQIEAETKVPTVAFPTETNPEAWDAWLSRLS; this is encoded by the coding sequence GTGTCGCCCGAGCTGGAGGCTCAGGTCGGGGTGACGCATGATCGACTGACGCTGCTGTTCATACTCGACGGGCTCAAGGGATTCGGCCCTCAGAAGTTCAAGGCCCTCCACGACCATGCCGTGGATGTCGAGGCAGTGGTGCGGAACCCTGAGCATCTCCCGCTCCCTGGCAAGACCGGCGACCAACTGCGACAGGCCCTTGCCGGGCTGACCGATGCCGAGCGTGTGCTCGCCCACGACCGCGCCGCTCGGCAACTGGTCAGCGCGGCCGACCGCGGGGCGCAGATTCTCACCTACGACCATCCCGCCTACCCACGCAAGGTCTTCGTCAGCAACAACCCCGTCCCCGTGCTGTACGCCCGCGGTGACGTCCAGGCCTGGAACGGGGGCAAGGCCGTGGCGTGCGTCGGCTCGCGGAACATCAGGGAGCCGTACTCCGGGCTGCAGAGCCGGTTCGCCGCCCACGCAGCGGGCGCCGGTGCGGTGATCGTTTCAGGGTTTGCGTTGGGCGCCGACACGGTCGCTCATCGAGCCGCGGTGGAAGCCGGCGGCGCCACGGTCTGCGTCATGCCGGGCGGGCTCGACCGTCCCTTCCCCCCAGAGAACAAGGAGCTGTTCGAACAGCTCGTGAAGACGCCGAAGGTTGCGTTCCTGAGCGAGTTCCCGTTCGGCACGGGCGCGTCCGGGATGAATCTCCGCAAGCGCAACAAGCTCATCGTCGCCGCCGCAGCTGGGGTGTTCATCGGGCAGAGCTCCAGCGACGGCGGCGCCATGAACGCCTTCCGCTTCGCCCTCGAGCAACGCAAGCCGGTCGCGACCTTCCTGTCGGATGGCACCGGCGACACGAGCGGGAACCAGCAGATCGAGGCGGAGACCAAGGTGCCGACGGTGGCCTTCCCGACCGAAACCAATCCGGAGGCCTGGGACGCATGGCTGTCTCGGCTCTCCTGA